GCCGAACCACTGATGGGCCAGCTCGTGCGAAACCAACGGATCGCTCGAAAAATCCAAGTGTGCCGTCTGGTCGTGGAGCGTCCGATCGGTCTGCGTGGTGGCCGACGTATTCTCCATGCCGCCGAAGATGAAATCGCCAACGGCGATCTGCGAATACCGCGCGAACGGGTACGGCGTGCCGATCCGTTCTTCGAACGCGTCGATCATGCGCGGAGTATTGCCGAAAGCACGTTCGCCATCGGCCTCGCGCCCCGGCAGCACGTAGTACCACACCGGGACCGCCCGCTCGCCTGCCGCCCGCTGCTCGATCTCGACGAAAGGTCCAACCACCAGCGTGATGAGGTACGTGCTATGCGGTACGTCCTGCCGGTAGGTAAACGTCGTCGTCCGCTCGGCATCCTTGCGCTCGAGGAGCGCGCCGTTGCCCAGCGCAAACGTGCCTTTCGGGACGACGATCGTCGTCGAGGTCGACTGCTTGGCGTGCGGGTAATCCAAACACGGAAACCAATAGCGCGCGTTCTGATCCTGGCTCTGCGTCCACGCGTGTGCGACCTTCTCCGGGTACGCTTCCGACGGCGCGATAAAAAACAATCCGTGGCGCGGATCGTTCGCGCGATACGTTACCGCAAAGGCCGCTTCCTCACCGGGAGCGATGGCGGGCTCGAAGCTGATCTGCAACGAGCCGTCTCGACGCACGAATTGCAACGGTGCTCCGTCGCGCCGGACCGATTCGATCTCGAGATCGATCGCATCGAGCGTAAGCGCGCCGACCGGTTCGTCGAGCGCGCGCACCGTCGTCGTGCAGATCCCATCGAGCCGGCGTTCCGGCAAGCGCGGTTCGAGAAAGAGATCGATGTGGAGGACGTCTACGAGCTTGTCGGGCCCATACTGCAAGCGGGCCCCCGGCAGCGCAAAGGAGCGGTGCCCATCGGATTCATCGCGGTATTTCATTGGTCCGACGCGTTTCGCTCGGCGGCCCCCTTCAACCCCCCGGTAACGCCGATCACGGCACCGGTGATGAAATCGCGATCGGCGTCGACCAGGAAGCGCACGGTATCGGCGACGTCTTGGTAGCTTCCCGGCCGTCCGCGAGGGGTGCCGGCAATCAATTCTCGCGCTCGAGCGCGATCGATGCTCTTTTGACGAATGTCGCCCGGCTCGATGACGTTGACGGTGATACCGTAGCCCGCTTCTTCGAGCGCCAAGGAGCGCGCGAACGCTACCACCGCGCTCTTTGCGGCTTGATGTAACGAGAAGCCGCGGAACGGAACCGTTTGGCTTGCGCCGTTCATGCCGAAGAATACGACGCGCCCGAATCGGCGCTCGCGCATCGAAGGCAGGAGCGCGTGCGCGCACAACACCGCGCTGCGAACGTTGCCGTCGAACATTTCATGGTACTCCGCCATCGTCGTCCGTTCGAACGGCCGCACGACGAGCGGGCCTACCGCATGGACGAGCGTGTCGAAGGGGCCGCTCTCGCGCACCAAGGTGTCGAGCGTGGAGGCGATCGTTCGCTCGTCGTCGAGAAAATCGACGCGCGTTGCCGTCGCATCCGCCCCGGCCGCGCGAATCGCGGCCAGCGTTTGGTCCGGGGGCGTCGTTCGGTACGTGATCGCAACCAGTTCGAATCCCGCAGCCACAAGCTCCGGGGCGATACCCGCGGCCAAGCCCGACGCGGCGCCCGTAACCAAAGCCCGCCGGCTCACGGCCGGTCGCCCGGCATGGCCTGCATCTGCCGAAGTATTCGTACGAAACTCTGCTCGTCGACCGCGCCCGGCACCATAAACTCGCCGTTAAAGAGAAACGACGGTACCCCGGTAATACCGATCTCGATCGCCTGCATGAGTTCTCGCCGCACGTCGTCGACGCCGGCGTCGCCGTCGAGATACGCAGCAATCTGCTCGCGATCGATGCCGATGCTTGCGGCGCGATCCGCCAACACGTTGCGATCGCTCACATCGAGCCCCTCGGCAAAGTACGCATGGTAGAGCGAGCGTTCGAGCTCGGAGCCCTTCCCGAGCCGCTGCGCGTATGCGATCGCGCGATGCGCATCGAAGGTATTTGCCGTAATCGCCCGCTCGAGATCGAAATCGAGGCCGTCGGCACGCGCCGTCGAGGTGACGCGTTCGACGATCGCCTCGGCTTCATCGCCGAATTTGCGCCGGTAGCGGTCGATCGCGGGGACTCCCGGGATAGGGGCTTCGGGGTCGAGTTGGTATGGATGGATGCGCAACGCAACGTCCACGCCCGCCTGCGCCAGCGCACGCTCGAAACGCGAAACGCCGATGTAGCACCACGGGCACGCGACATCGGTCCAAAGATCGACTTGCATGCAGCGGCGCTTCGGGAGCGCTCAACGCGTTCCCCCGAAGCGCCCGGAAGCGCTACGTGCTGTAGTTGAAGGAACGCTCGATCGAGGCGCCACCCGGTGCGGTCGATTGAATGAGCACGCGGACGCTCCCGCCGTTGACCGCATTGATCGAGATGTTGGCGCGAAAGACACCGTTACCGTCCGCCGTCGTATCGGTCTGGAACGTGCCCGTTCCAACTTGGAGGAGGCCTCCCATGGCCGAGGCTTGACCCGTGGCCACGATGTGGACCTGCGATCCCGGCAGGGTCCGCCCGGTTAGGGCGAAGCTCGACGGTACGACGCCGCCGGCCTGCGGCTGCAACGCGCGAATGTAGTTTTGGGAAGTTGCCGCGCCACTGTTGAATGCCCAACCGGTGGCAAAGCTTGCCCCGGCTTGCGTCGTTCCGGTCACGCGCACGTGGTGCGTGCCGCTTGAAAGCGCGAAGGGCGGCGTCACGTCAAACCCGTTCGGATTCGCATAGACGTTCGCCGTTACGTCGCGACCGTCGATCGCCACGCGCAGGGTATTGCGGTTGACCGGTTCGCTAAACGCGGCATGGATAGCCGGGTAGGCCGTTTGAACGTTGCCCGTCGGACGCTTCGCCGTAAGCGCGAATGACAGGTTGTTTTGCGCCGGAGCCGCTCCGCCGGACCCGTTGCCCGATCCATTGATGGTGACGGTCGAACTCGCTTGGTCCCAGCTGACGGCCGCGCCGAGCGCCTGCGCGACGAACCGCAACGGAACCAGCGTTCTCGCTCCGACTTCGAACGGTGCCACGTCGAGATACTGCGTTTGCCCGTTCACCGTCGCCTGCGTCGATCCGATATGCAGCGAGATCGAGCGTCCGTTTCCGGTTGCATTGATCAGGCCGTTCGAATACACCACGGTCGCACCGAGCCGCTCGAACACGCCGCGGAGCGGTACGAATACGCGGCCGGCCTGCTCGATCGGCGGCTGGTCGAACTGCATCTGCGAGCCGTTCACGACGACGGTGACCGGATTTGCCAGCGCGATCGCCGGCTGGGCGAGGAGCGCGGCTGCGGTGGCCACGCCCAGGAAGCGTACAATCTTGCTCTTCATCGGCTGGTCTATACCCAGCAAAACCTCAGGCTAAAAGCATCTACACCGTGGAGGCTGGAATCGGTCCCAATTCCTCACGTAGAGCTCGCCGATCGGCGCGTCGCTCGAACGACCCCATCCAACTATTATAAATCATCGGCACGAGGAAGAGCGTTAAAACGAGCGAGCTGATTAAACCGCCGATGATCACGGTGCCGATCGCCTGCCTCCATTCGCCGCCTTCGGCGAATCCCAATGCAAGCGGAAGCATACCGAAAATCATCGCCGCGGTCGTCATGACGATCGGGCGAAAACGCGTCGTGGCGGCTTGCAAGACCGCGTCGCGCACGCGCATACCGCGTTTTACGAGCGTATTGGAGTAATCGACTAACAGGATGCCGTTCTTGGCAACCAATCCGAAGAGCATGACGATACCGAGCATCGAGATGATGTTCAACGATTGGCCCTGCTGCGGCTG
This is a stretch of genomic DNA from Candidatus Dormiibacterota bacterium. It encodes these proteins:
- a CDS encoding SDR family oxidoreductase, whose amino-acid sequence is MSRRALVTGAASGLAAGIAPELVAAGFELVAITYRTTPPDQTLAAIRAAGADATATRVDFLDDERTIASTLDTLVRESGPFDTLVHAVGPLVVRPFERTTMAEYHEMFDGNVRSAVLCAHALLPSMRERRFGRVVFFGMNGASQTVPFRGFSLHQAAKSAVVAFARSLALEEAGYGITVNVIEPGDIRQKSIDRARARELIAGTPRGRPGSYQDVADTVRFLVDADRDFITGAVIGVTGGLKGAAERNASDQ
- a CDS encoding DsbA family oxidoreductase: MQVDLWTDVACPWCYIGVSRFERALAQAGVDVALRIHPYQLDPEAPIPGVPAIDRYRRKFGDEAEAIVERVTSTARADGLDFDLERAITANTFDAHRAIAYAQRLGKGSELERSLYHAYFAEGLDVSDRNVLADRAASIGIDREQIAAYLDGDAGVDDVRRELMQAIEIGITGVPSFLFNGEFMVPGAVDEQSFVRILRQMQAMPGDRP
- a CDS encoding copper amine oxidase N-terminal domain-containing protein; this translates as MKSKIVRFLGVATAAALLAQPAIALANPVTVVVNGSQMQFDQPPIEQAGRVFVPLRGVFERLGATVVYSNGLINATGNGRSISLHIGSTQATVNGQTQYLDVAPFEVGARTLVPLRFVAQALGAAVSWDQASSTVTINGSGNGSGGAAPAQNNLSFALTAKRPTGNVQTAYPAIHAAFSEPVNRNTLRVAIDGRDVTANVYANPNGFDVTPPFALSSGTHHVRVTGTTQAGASFATGWAFNSGAATSQNYIRALQPQAGGVVPSSFALTGRTLPGSQVHIVATGQASAMGGLLQVGTGTFQTDTTADGNGVFRANISINAVNGGSVRVLIQSTAPGGASIERSFNYST